The Aethina tumida isolate Nest 87 chromosome 5, icAetTumi1.1, whole genome shotgun sequence genomic sequence AAAGACAATTGACatagtaaaattgaaataatttagttttaaagcaAAAAATGAATGACTTACGCCATtcttaacaacaataaattaagttaaataaagtataagtAATCActggaattaaataattatgatgcGGAATATTTAGGCAAATATTAAAGCAGACTCGTTCTCAAAAAAGAGAAAATCACGGTGCAAGTCGTGCTTCTCCTGGTCTGGAACCGCATCCGTGGTATCAGTTCATCTACTGATTACCAAAAACGATCCTTCAAAAGGCCGCGGATCCTCTCCAACATCACGATGTATCTCCTCCTCCCCGAAAACATGCACTTCTGCTCGTGAGCCTTGAGCACGTCACCCTTGCGAGTGACCATGCATCCGGCCGACGCAAACTTGCACGGGAACGTCAGCTTGCCATGGATCGACTCGAGCACCAAGTCCCTGGCGCTCGATTTCCTTTCGCGGCACATCGGGCAGTTACTTACTTTTGCCCAGCAGTCATTGCAAAATATATGGCCGGAAACGCACGGACGTAGGGGCGGATGTGCGTAGTTGTAGCACACCGGGCACTCGAAGCACGAGATCAGTTCCCTGTTGTTCGATTCTGCCATGGTTTCTATCGTCTGTGATTGATGTTTGAGGTCAAGATGTTGGTTTATGCAATTTCTGTCGAATTGTGCACTGATTAGGTCGTTCAAGTGGTGTTTTATTCGCAGTTTTCGTTAACAGGTATTGCTCTAATTCTTTCGGTTTAGTGGAAATGAAAGTTGTTTTCCGATAATTTTTGTCGGTTTCAATTGTGTTTTATCCGTTTATTTCTGACAGgtattagattaattttaagtgatCATACCTAGTGCAGTAATTGTTTTACCTGGAAACTTGGGATTTACCTCTagttagtaaatttttttagtgaTTGAATTATGCAGGAGTTTTAGGACGATAAAAAACGAAATGGTTTCATAAAGAACATATTTCAGACctaattttcacattttcctGTGGGGATCGTGTGGAGTTTGAAATTTGAAGCATCAAGATTTAGCGATAAAAaccgtaatatttttaaactaacacTGAAACCTCATTTCCTCCATAAACGAACATTTATTATGAACTATTTATGAATCAACATAAAACacggttttgttttattactttttaaaaccaatattctaaaaatattttaaactattaatattttggggTATCAAAAAGTATAAGTAAGACAGACTTgtgttattcaaaaattggtaaattgataattaaatttggaaaataaataaaatatgtctttaaatcgaaataactaattttgtcattgtttttcaatgaatttttatgatagttttgcattttttttaaattattggcttatgccaaattttttaatttgcacaataacaattattttgtgaatataGAATTGATAAGATATACGATTCGAGTTAtggaagttttaatataaactgaaatttgttaatttatttatttttcaatgtttaactTATTATCAGCATTTTAGaagataatagaaaattataataaaaaatataacaaattttctcaaaataaataatggcgTCTTAGGaacattaatatatgtttcagttttttcaGAGCGTCTTATTAATCTAGTTGATTATTagtttgtgaaatatttacgaatccgtgtattaacaattattttgtatttgataaTCAGaggtttttgtaataaaaatatgttttttttttttaattttctaaatattaacaaatgaagaaaattaactgaatattgtatattttatttttttccagaaaaaatatataataataaataaacttggaACAAACTGAAACCGTATTATTAACTAACAAAATTCGTCAAATGTGTAGAaaggtataataaaaaatataacaaattatttcaatataaataatgaaatgtcttaaaagaacttttaattgaTACTTTACtaagaaaaatgatttttatgatatatcaGTGGCGTCTTAGGGGCATTAATAtatgtttcagtttttttcaGAGCCTTggattagtaattttttgtttatatctaGTTGATTGTtagtttatgaaatatttaaaaatccgtgtaataataattattttgtatttgataaTCAgaagtttttgtaataaaaatgtgctttttttaattttctgaatattaacaaatgaagaaaattaattgaaaattgtaacattttaattttataaataaacttagaGCAAATTGAAACCTTATTACTAACTAACAAAATTCGTCAAATGTGGTTGAGTTATTGGtgatcataatttaattttctctctGTGTggaatcataattatattttagaatccattaaaattttaatttggtttgTAATTGCATACTATTTTtcatatagaaattttatcgtTTCGaggaatgaaaataaatttatctagcattttacttaatatataataatttagatattttgttGTCATTTCCAGTCTCCTAATTTTaatgacaaataaattattaaaattacattaaagtttaatatcaaacattaaaattatatttatgtagattagttttataaatacaatgttttctcttttttcattattttaatttgcaatttaattacaattggctttcaattaatttatatggaatttttaaaaatagtttaaaccaATATACAACATATATTAACGTAATTGGAAGAGTTATTATGATTGTCAATATTTTCACTGAATTAAttcaatgtttcaaatttgcaTGTATTTTCAACTGTACTtttgtttaacaaattttataaataaaatttttacaacctAAAAATTCATCATGTGAGTTGATAGTGTGTGGGATGATTATATTCATTTCTTTCCCTGTgagtatcaattttaaatttcaaatttcaaaattttattttagtgcaTACTATTTTCcatacacaaattttattgttttcaatagAGTGACATTTatcttgtttaataaataatcttaattccTAATTTTTTTGCAAACAGAACATTAGAAtttctgttaaatattattaccaaatattattaaaactatttattaaaatatataaaatagtttacacTTCAATTTAATCACACTTAattcttctttaaatttatactaatatttaataaattataaattggaaTTCTAATTAGacgtttaaaacaatataaattattgtattaattagaagaaatacatTGCCAATGTCAAAAATTCACCAAATTTGAGgagatttaatgtaatatacaGTAGGGAAagcgtttgacccgtctgaatttagagagaaacatcatgcatgacagatacagtagaagtctgtctcatagtgggagacttactgtctctattaCAAAAGATGTCTTTCAAAATTCAGAGAGATCAAACTCTTTTTATCCTGTATGTATATTCTAttgctaaattaatattataaataaattttgagtaaactaaatcagtattattaactgttaacaaaatttaccaaatGTAGTTGagatgttgaatattttaaaacccattaaaatattaattttgtgtgtAATTGCATACCATTTTccatatacaaatttaatagccggaaaaatatttatctaattattttgtttaataaataatgagttttttggtgattttttcaagttttaattcataattttgttcgTAAATGGAATATTAGAATTTCTGTCAGAGTTTAttaccataaaataattaagtaccatcattattttactgtactgtgtaatttaattacaattcattttatattaaatttatattaatataaatttaaaaattggaattttaccttttaaactgcatttctaacattaaatatatttttatataatttatagtaaattaaaaagtgtgtttttttatgtgttttaaatgtgttaaatttattattccattccaaatatgtaaaaatatgtttatcaattatttttaattaaaattattgataaaatggaaaatataaaaacaatttttagtccAAATCCActaattttccaaataaaaaatactaattccTCATTTTATTAAggaataaaatactaaaattttccatttactgtttattgcgagacatcattaaaattgcatatttatgtaaatatacgaattgcagggGAGAATTACTTCGTTTTGTAGTTATGTTAATTTGCATCTCACTCATTACCTACATACagtgtattataaatatgtacagaataactcttaaataattaacgtttatatataatttatatctatattaaatagtacaaaaatttacaaattgttgttaaacatTCGGTACAGCTTCTTTATAATCCTCTTAAGTTTCCTTTCCTTGTAGTACTCACACGTCGATTCGTGCAACCTCAAATCGTCCCCTTTCAGCTTCGCCGTGCAACCGTATCGTCTATACCTGCAGGGAAACGTTAATTTCCCGAACACGCTCTCACCCAGAAACGATCTCGTCATTTGTGTTTTCGCCGAGCAATTTTGGCACCTCAGCTTTCGTCCGACGCATTTTTGGCACATTATGTGACCGGTGGTGCAAATAACGAAGGGCGGTGTGATGAAGTGTCTGCATTTCGTACATCTGAAGTCCTCGATCAGTTCGTCGTTGCTGGCGAGTTGCAGTATATTGAAATTTCGTCGAGCAGTTAAAGCCATTTTGACGCATAGGTACAAGGGAATTGGAAGAATGCTGCTTTTTAATGGAaagatttctatttatttatatttgaggaTTATTTGGTACCTGGTCAGGAGGATAACGGTGCGTTTCTACCTCTTTATAATTATGTCTGTACCTGTAATTGAAACTTCTTATTGATTAGGTGTAAATTCTTGGGTTTTAAGGCTGTAAACAGATggtaatataatgaaaattattttctaaagtcACGATTTTAATACAAAGTAAGGtgcaacaatattttactttctcggaataaactaataaaaccaTTCCAAGAATTTAAGACTCTACACATAATCCCCGGAATAAATTGCCTGTAAAAGCAAATTGTAAAatctttctaaatattttaagacaaaCTTACTGTTGTTAGTAATAATATCAACaactaataactaaaaaatgaaaaggaaTTGTAAGCATAATGCaagtaaattgaaaaactataattacCCTAACAAACAAAtcgagaaaataaatatttatatcacgaaaaaaacaaatttcatcaAGTTTTTACATATTGATGAAGAAGGTGAGTTTAATGAGTGGGTTGATTTTGGTATTGTATGAGATTAAGTCTACAATTCTAACgaagaaatattaaacctactctaataaattagaagaacCCACCATTTGAAAAATTCCTCCATGTTCCAATAAAAGGAGATCAACAGATATTGCTCACAAGTACTTCTTATGGGACCATTGGATTTAAATCTCTGTTGTTCCAAAATTTGGTTGTAGTATGGGTTCCAAAGTATAATCCAGTTTGTTCACATGAGACTATGCCGAACCAGATATCTCCAtaacatgtttattaaataaaaaactacatttttccAATCAGCAGTTTCTTGTTCTACAAACAACTTCTAACTTCCCTGTTGAAATTTAATGGAAGAGTAAACTCTAGATCCATAACCAAGAGCATTAGCAAGCTCATCCAAATTTTAGGCTGATAGTTTCGACTGTAAATAAACTCCATGCATGTCTCTAAAGAAATTCCATCCATCACTGTTGCAGAACTACTTTCGAAAGCAACAGTTGGAACTGTTTTGCTTATGATATCTCCCACCACGTTCACGTCATGTCCACGTACATGTCATGTGTGAACAAAGAATTACGCCATTTGGCTGCATTCCATTGGTGGTGAACATTGAACCCCAGCTCCTCTGGCAACTCCATGctccaatttaaaatactgacgGTCTACTGCAACAAATGTTGATATAAACTGATCGAAAAAAGTTAGgcatattgaattattttagaactaaatgattattaaaaattaaaattgtaataaaagaaattaaaccaaaggcaactaaacatttattttaaaaaattattaaacaaagtttccacatataaaaaagaaaaatacaccatttttaataatatggagTAATTCCACCCCTGCTTCCAATTACAGGTTGTGTTCTTCTGGAAGAAGTCGATTTAATTTTCTGACAATATGAGGACTGGGCTGGTGTGCAATATTAAAGATCTTCCAAGTATATTCCGTACACGCGAAGACTGGTTAGGACAGACCCTCAATTTGGGCACTTTCTAAGTGGTTGAGGACAACCCTAACACTGTGCAGTCTATAGTTCCATTGATAATGTTCAATAATCTTATCGATATTAACTGACTCATGCTGTCCTTCTATCACTAAATACACCAAATCTGCTTTCATCTATAAACATCACAGTATTTCACTATTCATGCCACAATTCTCTTTCCTGACACCAAGCTAATCTCGCTGTACGATGGGCAAACTGGAGGGGTAATCGCCTTATAGGTTTTCTGCAGTTGGTGAGGTCTTGTCGGGAAGTGTGCAGCTTTTTATTGGGTCCACTCGTGCTCCTCtactaataattactttaacgtTTCTATTGACAAATAATCAACGTATACAGGGCGAATAAagatttatgattaaatttatatgttggtCTAAATATGTTTCgattagtttaatataattgatcaaaataaaacacattgaaaatatttatctatttaatctagtaaattctaattttcgCTCTCAAATTTCCTGCTTGTGCAGGATATAGCACGATCACATACCACTAGGGCAAGTTAAAATAATCCTTTGGAAGTTGAAAGTTTGTTGTTAGTTACTGTTGGTCAGCACGGAATTCAGTTTTCAATCcgattaatcatttttaatacatgtttGGAAGTCTATTAGAAaatcattcaaataaaattagcaatttcGAGAAATCTATGGAGGATCTATCCTTATCGAAATATGGATAGGTTTAGATTGACATGACATGGATCAATGATGTGGGGATGCCATTCAAAACAATGATGGAAATTCCCCATATAAACTTAaccaataaatcaataatggctgaatattttaacattaaaattttgtaatataataatttttgattttccaATTAGTTTTCATCTATTGAACGTATTCAtcactgttttaattaatttatataacaaaccGATTAATCAGCAAATTGAGTAATCCAGTAATAGTGAATTTGATCCTTATCAATTTATCTGCCGTTCCTGCAAAAACATATGGACGATTCGCAAATCGATAACAGTCGGAAGCGTGGTtatgattgattgattggCCGCTTGTCCGTTTCAATTATACCATTAATTACCGATTCAGCCCGGAGAAAACTGCTGAAAACCAGCAGGAATTTGATACAGAAAAACATAAGCAACATGGCCGCCGAAAGATCGTAACCAAGCACAAATATTTATCGAAtgcgtttattattatatgcagGCTAGAAACTCTTCAACTTCAACTTACTTAAATACATCTTAGTTGAACAAATAGAGCTCGTAACTAGTTTCGACTTACTGCTAGTCAAAATGTTTTAGCACGGATGAATTGTTTGAGTTTAATTCACTCGTTCATAATCCGGTGTTTATCTTTAACCGCCCGTTCGTACATTGTTTTTCCGAGACcccatttattatttccatCATTCTTACATCCAGCTTAAAACAACGGGATTTCATGCAACGTAATAAAAAAGCGATAAGAACAAACAAAATGCATCGATTTAGGTGGATTCGGCAGAAATTCACGTTCAAAAGAACCGTCAGTTCGAGTGGACTTTAATCGGTGTTTAAAGTGAGTGTTTCCGATGAGATGAATCGGATTCGATTTGGCAACTGGATGGATTTTAGATCAGTTTCGTTCGTCTTCCCCGTTTTCGTTTCGATTATAAAGCGGAGCTGTATTGAAACCACAAAATTAAGTTGTGACGTTTTATGCCaccatttaatttcaattcttattgcgtcataaatattttacgatttaatattgttttatagatTCATAAGtgcatttttttgttattcctGTGGACATAAATCTGGATTTATAATCAAGGGCATATTGTTGGCGTcgataagtttaaataaattcctaAATAAGTCTTACACCACCTGTAAATGATGagtttactaaaatttcaaacaatataGTTTTCTACTtttgtcttttttttttgccAAAAGTATTAAGGtgcaataaaatgtaaataatttcaataatgaagTTCAAAAATCAGCGTAActgttaacaaataaaatttgtttatgaataaTCTTCCTTAAAGAGGAAGGTTTGTCACATAGgcaaatttgtcaaattacaACGGTTTCTTTGGACCATTCATTGATGCAATGAAAAGGTTCTTCGACATCCAAGCAGACATCTATGGTGTCAGCCAAGGAAGGTACCAATCCATAGTCCAAAGGGTCATGGGCAAGCAATTGATGAATAACTGTTGGCAGCTTCAGAAGTCAGtattagaagaatactgctagAAGAATACGATGTGAAGATGTGAGTACTTAATCTATTACCTAGTCTATTACTTCATTCAGGACATCGAGATGGGAACGAGTAAATGCTCATCAAAATTAGCATTTGCttcaattatcaaatattattttttcctacGAAAATGGGATGATTTGGTGAGTGGTGATCGTTGAATTGTAGTCTGGAGAGAAAGAAGTTGACAGCAACGACTCACGTTTGTCAATGAAGTGGTTCCATAtttgttaacaaataaaatttatttgtgaataataTTCCTTAATGAGGAAGGTTTGTCACATAGGTAAGTTTCTCAAATTACAAGGTTTCTTTGGACCATTCAATGATGCAATAAAAACGTTCTTCGACATCGAAGCAGACGTCCAAGGGTGACAAGTGTCAGCCAAGACAGGCACCAATCCATAGTCCAAAGGGTCATGGGCAAGCAATTGATGAATAACTATTGGCAGCTTCATGAGTCAGTATTAGAAGAATATTGCTAGAGGAATACGATGTGAAGATGTGAATACTTGGTCTATTACCTAGACTATTACTTCATTCAGAACATCGAGGTGGGAACGAGTCCATGATCATCAAAATTGACTTTTGCTTCAATTATCAAATGTTCTTTTTTCCTACGAAAAGGGGATGAATTGGTGAGTGGTGATCGTCGAATTGTAGTCTGGAGAGAAAGAAGTTGACAGCAACGACTCACGTTTGTCAATGAAGTGGTTCCATAtttgttaacaaataaaatttatttgtgaataatCTTCCTTAATGAGGAAGGTTTGTCACATAGGTAAGTTTCTCAAATTACAAGGTTTCTTTGGACCATTCAATGATGCAATAAAAAGGTTCTTCGACATCGAAGCAGACGTCCAAGGGTGACAAGTGTCAGCCAAGACAGGCACCAATCCATAGTCCAAAGGGTCATGGGCAAGCAATTGATGAATAACTGTTGGCAGCTTCATGAGTCAGTATTAGAAGAATATTGCTAGAGGAATACGATGTGAAGATGTGAATACTTGGTCTATTACCTAGACTATTACTTCATTCAGAACATCGAGGTGGGAACGAGTCCATGATCATCAAAATTGACTTTTGCTTCAATTATCAAATGTTCTTTTTTCCTACGAAAAGGGGATGAATTGGTGAGTGGTGATCGTCGAATTGTAGTCTGGAGAGAAAGAAGTTGACAGCAACGACTCACGTTTGTCAATGAAGTGGTTCCATAtttgttaacaaataaaatttatttgtgaataatCTTCCTTAATGAGGAAGGTTTGTCACATAGGCAAGTTTCTCAAATTACAAGGTTTCTTTGGACTATTCAGTGATGCAACGAAAGGGTTCTTCGACATGGAAACAGACATCCAAGGGTCACAAATGTTAGTTAAGACAGGTACCAATCTATAGTCCAAAGGGTCATGAGCAAGCACTTGATGAATAACTGTTGGCAGCTTTAGGAGTCggtattagaaaaatatttctagagGAATACGATGTGAAGATGTGAGTACCTAGTCTATTACTTCATTCAGGACATCAAGATTGGAACGAGTCCATGCTCATCAAAATTGGCTTTTGCTTCAATTatcaaatgttattttttcttacgAAAAGAGGATGAATTGGTAAATGGTGATCGTCGAATTGTAGTCTT encodes the following:
- the LOC126265767 gene encoding E3 ubiquitin-protein ligase SIAH1A-like, yielding MAESNNRELISCFECPVCYNYAHPPLRPCVSGHIFCNDCWAKVSNCPMCRERKSSARDLVLESIHGKLTFPCKFASAGCMVTRKGDVLKAHEQKCMFSGRRRYIVMLERIRGLLKDRFW